The following proteins come from a genomic window of Oncorhynchus clarkii lewisi isolate Uvic-CL-2024 chromosome 23, UVic_Ocla_1.0, whole genome shotgun sequence:
- the LOC139382020 gene encoding uncharacterized protein, which produces MSQGRTKASMVFSWQKSFAILNPWRKGKGDNVLDNEVVLTKMKLFNNFHEKLLNNADDSSSTISMSVSEQDISEPVKGLKGNADLDNMPGKPLMESNSGYLSDIFSDSQLPMLYKFESEDSGVELPSGTNSPSTPTGSEQSFVVHSREPSYDSCNLNTPVPTPGQLLTIEQCSDTKQTEDIRDTPCTTVDNAVLECNTVELGAELNTEVERVDLHITEKDINMERAQHRALKDTAEDSDRVSEELGENRAVTDGINSENTRSKSQCSTGACDDMTGVNFEQRPLRKSTTSDSLEEYMEECCRLSEVHQASSNPLGSRLGYLEHICQLIEKIGQLQEHNLRLQKQICGLQKDGRMTKTKEDFFLQHCSCGTAGMAFHEQKRHSRSEFLTTSVSGTLSDLSTIPEVTHHTGLTARGESDQGGCQPLVPLWKRGLNRVSYTEGDTRSYLSDSTEGLNAPHRRLSENYTWGRVKDLVKKTKLRNQSRLGQTSTSLKRSCPQLYRPDLGPVDLPGRNRNSMIALGHQNKLDFQWPR; this is translated from the exons ATGAGTCAGGGGAGGACTAAAGCCAGCATGGTATTCAGCTGGCAGAAGTCCTTTGCCATCCTGAACCCCTGGAGGAAAG GGAAGGGGGACAATGTGCTGGATAATGAGGTTGTCTTGACCAAGATGAAGCTCTTCAACAACTTCCATGAGAAGCTCCTCAACAACGCTGATGATTCTTCATCCACTATCTCCATGTCAGTATCTGAGCAGGACATCTCAGAGCCTGTCAAAGGCTTGAAGGGGAATGCTGATCTGGATAACATGCCTGGAAAGCCCCTGATGGAGTCAAACTCAGGCTACCTCTCTGACATTTTCTCAGACTCTCAGCTTCCCATGCTGTACAAGTTTGAGTCGGAGGACTCTGGAGTGGAACTGCCCAGTGGAACCAACTCTCCCTCCACACCCACCGGCTCAGAGCAGAGCTTTGTGGTCCACAGCCGGGAACCGTCCTATGACTCCTGTAACCTCAATACTCCTGTCCCTACCCCAGGTCAACTCCTCACCATTGAACAGTGCTCTGACACCAAACAAACAGAGGATATAAGAGACACACCATGTACGACTGTAGACAATGCTGTGCTGGAGTGTAATACTGTGGAGTTGGGGGCTGAACTCAACACAGAGGTTGAGAGGGTAGACCTTCATATAACTGAGAAGGACATAAATATGGAGAGGGCCCAACACAGGGCCTTGAAGGACACTGCTGAGGACAGTGACAGGGTTTCAGAGGAGCTGGGTGAGAACAGGGCTGTGACTGACGGGATCAACTCAGAGAACACAAGGTCCAAGAGCCAGTGCTCTACAGGGGCCTGTGATGATATGACAGGAGTTAACTTTGAGCAGCGGCCTCTGAGGAAAAGCACGACGAGCGACAGCCTAGAGGAGTATATGGAGGAATGCTGTAGACTGAGTGAG GTCCACCAGGCCAGCTCCAACCCCCTGGGCTCCAGACTGGGCTACCTGGAGCACATCTGCCAGCTCATTGAGAAGATTGGGCAGCTCCAGGAACACAACCTCAGGCTGCAGAAGCAAATCTGTGGGCTGCAAAAGGATGGAAGgatgaccaagaccaaagag GACTTCTTCCTGCAGCACTGTAGCTGTGGAACGGCCGGCATGGCCTTCCATGAACAGAAAAGACACTCTAGGAGTGAGTTCCTGACCACCTCCGTGAGCGGCACCCTCTCGGACCTCTCCACCATCCCTGAGGTCACACACCACACAGGACTCACAGCCAGGGGAG AGAGTGACCAGGGTGGATGCCAGCCCCTGGTGCCCCTTTGGAAGAGGGGCCTGAATCGGGTGAGCTACACAGAGGGAGATACGCGCTCCtatctctctgacagtacagagGGTCTCAATGCCCCACACAGACGG CTGAGTGAGAACTACACGTGGGGCAGAGTGAAGGATCTGGTGAAGAAGACCAAGCTGAGGAACCAGAGCAGACTGGGACAAACATCCACCTCCCTCAAGAGATCCTGTCCACAGCTTTACCG CCCTGACCTGGGACCAGTGGACCTACCAGGAAGAAACAGGAACTCCATGATCGCCTTGGGCCATCAGAACAAACTGGACTTCCAGTGGCCCAGATAA